GTCCAGTGGAACTACTGGTTGACGACAAATGTTGGAGCAAAGTGGATTGCCTACTAGCCAACGGTTTACTCAAAATAGGTGATGATAACGTTGATATCACTGCCTTGTACGTTTCGGAGATACTCCCTGTTGATTATTcagtttttggaaaacaaTGGGTTATTTATGTGGGGGAATTGAGAGAGCTGAGAGAGCAACACAAGGTTCCAAGTACCAACGAAGGATACCTTTATATGAAATTTGATAACGAAGAGCTATTTGAGAAATGGTTGCGCATTCTACGAGAATATGCACGACAGGAATATATCGGCAATGAAGAGAACCGATTGAGTTTATACCAAGTCATGAATTTAGAGATAATCGAAGCTACTCTAAAAGTTCAAGGTAGCCTTTATTGCGAAATTGTCATGTGGGACAAGGTATGGTTTAAAACTTGTTTGGTTGACACCAACAACAGTATCTTCTGGAAAGAGATGTTTCAAATGCGTCTTCCAATATGCAGAAACCATAGCGTGAAAATCCTGATAAAGAGACACACCGATGGTGCTTGCTCTGATCATGAAAACGACGAAGATTATGAAGAGGAGGacgttgatgaaattattggGACTTGTTATACACATTTACATGGGGCAGAAgatcaatattttcataaaCTAACCATCAAAAATTTACAGAACCAGAATATAGGGGAATTAGTTGTTAATATTACTGTCAACGAAACAATTGTTTTGCCAAGCGAAAAGTATACAAACTTTGAAacaatgttgaaaaactcatCAATGGAAGAGTTGATCACATTTTTGGAACCACAGGTTGAAACCAAGAATGTTGAGCTCATATCCTCCATATTAGTTGATGTCTACTATAATATGGGGGAAATAAGTGAATATTTCGAGGTATTACTGAACTATGAATTGAATGAATCCACGCAGAGTTCTTTGCAACAGAAATCTTACAAATACAATACTATTTTCAGAGGCAATTCTCTATTATCCAAGTCGCTCGAACGATATACCTTAGATATAGGACAGACCTATTTAAGTGAGTTGTTTTCCGATATAATAAGGAAAATTGAActggaaaataaagactGCGATTGCTATTTCAAGAATGAATCAAGAGAGGTGAACTATCAGCATCTACTAGAATATCTAGAGTTGTTTTGGCTTAGAATCTCAAGTACAACGAATGATATACCTGAGCCACTGAAAAATgaatggaaaaaattgagaaacaaaGTTGAGCTATCTGTTGATTTAAAGGATGACACAATTGTTTATAATGCTCTCTgttcatttatttttcttcgATTCTTATGTCCAGCGATACTAAACCCCAAACTGTATGGAATTTCCTCATCCCATTCAAACTCACGCGTATCAAAGACATTGGTGACTATATCTAAGGTGCTAATGACATTTGCAAATTGTTCCACATTCCAGGAACACAAGGATCCTTCCCTTTTATCATTGAACGATGATTTTATCAACGTTCATAAGGAAGagatttttgtttattatGATAAAGTGACACACAGGAAAATGGACTTTGCGGAGAAAAGACTGCAGAATGTTAATGTGATTAAAAAATCCGACGACCAAACGTTACAGCTAGCTAGATTGATAGATTTTATTAATAAATATGATTCGGCTTCATCACCCGTTGAGGAATACCAGATCAGTGATTTACAGGtggatgatgattttttaaCTTCTTTCATTAAGGATGACGGGTGTACATTCAATGATATAATA
The window above is part of the Pichia kudriavzevii chromosome 1, complete sequence genome. Proteins encoded here:
- a CDS encoding uncharacterized protein (PKUD0A07270; similar to Saccharomyces cerevisiae YKL092C (BUD2); ancestral locus Anc_2.490), with the protein product MDPSRVLRDRPMSVVSKKPFADLYRESTAKHRGTFGGFASWSFNRHTWQKGELLIESTGEVLGNSRILLTSVHGCKITLIEGEMTVKVNNEIWFRFFEWLKFVDFISALISWSNATMPGILSKWKSCEGLRNDIQMSCPVELLVDDKCWSKVDCLLANGLLKIGDDNVDITALYVSEILPVDYSVFGKQWVIYVGELRELREQHKVPSTNEGYLYMKFDNEELFEKWLRILREYARQEYIGNEENRLSLYQVMNLEIIEATLKVQGSLYCEIVMWDKVWFKTCLVDTNNSIFWKEMFQMRLPICRNHSVKILIKRHTDGACSDHENDEDYEEEDVDEIIGTCYTHLHGAEDQYFHKLTIKNLQNQNIGELVVNITVNETIVLPSEKYTNFETMLKNSSMEELITFLEPQVETKNVELISSILVDVYYNMGEISEYFEVLLNYELNESTQSSLQQKSYKYNTIFRGNSLLSKSLERYTLDIGQTYLSELFSDIIRKIELENKDCDCYFKNESREVNYQHLLEYLELFWLRISSTTNDIPEPLKNEWKKLRNKVELSVDLKDDTIVYNALCSFIFLRFLCPAILNPKLYGISSSHSNSRVSKTLVTISKVLMTFANCSTFQEHKDPSLLSLNDDFINVHKEEIFVYYDKVTHRKMDFAEKRLQNVNVIKKSDDQTLQLARLIDFINKYDSASSPVEEYQISDLQVDDDFLTSFIKDDGCTFNDIIEHKFSFADVQKQVAYLCQERDSLVRDLQRGGDPILDVDIVNNIRVRRGEVVFDGKGGETIDRIINSSNKIKRQSLAAVPRSESRDFEKDKERDKKSLFTKLFRRKSTIQ